Part of the Vanacampus margaritifer isolate UIUO_Vmar chromosome 12, RoL_Vmar_1.0, whole genome shotgun sequence genome, AGTGGGCATAGCATgctgctaaacaaaacaaataaatatttataattacaTACATTCTCCAAATACATTTGAGGCCCTGAAACTAGACGGCACTTtgcataaaattattttttgtaaaatctaAATGTAAAGCTTTAAATCTACACTATCACATATTggcagatataaaaaaaaatatatgaactcAATTGTGGTGGTGTACAaaggcaataataataataataaagtgtcATTGCTCTCCCACTCACCACGCTAAGACTGCATAATGAGAAAAGCTgcagaagataaaaaaaaaaaaaacattctagtaAGGTCATAGCAAAGATTTAAGTACAGAgccctatttaaaaaaacttggtgaaatatgagttttatttttatataaaactgTATGTAAGTTTTCCTACCACATCTCCAGCTCTGACTCACCTTCAAAGATGACTACACCGTATTTGTTTTTGCCTTAGCAACATTTTATGTGCGTGCATGAGGTGCACTTTTGAGTGTGTGCTAGACCAACTCATATTTATGCAATGAATGCATTcttcttaaaaataaacaaattaagacACTGCTTGTTAGATATCAGTCAGTAAATGTTTTGCAGTTACAAATAAATGCTATGATCTATATGAGCGTCATGTGACTGTCTCACCCTCTCGTGGTCTCTTCACTTGCGCACTTTTGCAGGGAAGCCTGAACCCAGCCAGGCTGATGACTCTCTCCTTCCCCCTGGTGGATGGAGGCCTGTCGGGAGAGGCAGCGGGCTGGGCCGGTACGAGAGATGCTGCATTCATGCTTCTACTCCAAATACTGTGCCCAGCGAGACCGGGGACCCGGCTCTCATTCCAGCTGCGACTGCGTTGTTTTGCGGGCTGCGTAGAGATTGGGGAGCCACTCTTGAGGAAATCGGGCATTTCTGTCATCATTCTTAAACAAAAGCTTTTTGTATTGACATTGTCAGGTATTTGATTGTTAATGCGGAAACCTGCATCTGCTGTCGGACGCCCCACTGGCTTTGGCGCATGCACAGAAATCTCGGCCCCAGTTACCTGTGTCATAGGATTGTCTGGGTTGAAGTCATCAATCTTCTCCATTGTGTTGATGTCAAGGTTTCCCAAGGCCATCTGTAAGGCTACATCATCTCCTACAGGACTACATCCATTCAAGTTAAGGTACATGTGCCAACCAAGTGGTGGAGAAgccatttaaccctggagaacccaagaacccttttcttctttggaaaattatgaattatacattaaatgactgctataagttcactgaacaccaaaatatatgttttttcaattttaacccttgttttttgaactagctcagagtttctaatttatcaaaaaaaaaatataaaacatactcctaggcattctgcaacatgatatgaaatagattaacaacaaaaaaaacacaattttaccatctgatggtttgctgagaagatggttttgtgtggattgatttccagctcaacaaaacagcatgttgccagccatcttgtcaccaccactctggctcatgtaagtgcaatattcatccactagatggccccatgcaggggtcagaagtggcactctggacttttgaagttaaatttgtaaaaaagaaaaagaaaaaaaaaggtctttgttatttgagtagcagaatttataggggccaaatttgaccccgtgggttctccagggttaaagatgCCATTAGAACTGGATTTACAACAGCAAATTCACTTTTATACTACAACTGTACAGGATACACTCCGGCATAGCTGAGAGTGGCTgggttgatgtcatcttcatacGGGTTGAGGGGGACAATCTTCCTGCTGACAGGATCAAACACCAGCTGGTAAAGGAAGGTCTGATTGGCTCTGACAAATCCGTCGATGTACTCCTGAGGGACTACTAGATCCATCTTTAAGTACTGGCCCATCTTTTTGATCACCTGACACAAAAAGCAGGCAATTATGCAAAACAAATCAGGGGATACTCTGTTTCCGACAAAGTTGCATTCCTAGGGCGGCGACAGAAACTGAATTTGaacgaaaataaaaatgcaccgCAGTCAATCACTAACACAGTGTTAAACTCATATTTACAGTAAACATTGGTGTGAAAAACGCTTCTAGgctataaatataaaacaataaaacgaAAAACATTAAGGACCATCGTAAATCAAGAACCCCCCTGAACCAAAACTGTGCTAATAAAATATGAACGCCACTACTGAATATCAATCGTTCTTCTTTTCCTAAATCATGTATCAAAAACATGTGATTACTAACTTAAAAATCGTCATTTCAttgaatgaactttttatacACCAAAGGTAATATAAGTGGTGAAACAGAAACTAGTCTTACACATTCAAATTCACACAATGTAAAACGCTGTACAAAAGGTGAATATgtcatttaacccctgggcgttatttgaccatttttgggctttttgttggttctgaccaagccatttcaaaataaaataacgcccaggggttaagctCTGGCCTTCGTGTGTGCAGtttacatattattttaaagagaATCTGCCCATTATTAAACATATGTCATTGCATGAATGGAAGCTGACCTCACCTTTAGGATGTTGGGGTCTTTTGCCAGTCTCAGCAGCTTGCAAGCCTTGCCCAGCCCAATACCGTGCAGAGAGGCCAGGTAGTCACAGCCGGAGAGTATGCACATATGGCGAAACTTCTCCTCTGTGAAAACGTTGCCCAGAGAGCGACATCGACCAAGGTTACTCTGGTCGATCTCCAGGCCGTTACCCTGCTTGTCCATTTTTAGGATCACCTGCATTGTTATGAAAGGTCATGTCTGGATTATGATtatatctgcaaacatcatacaaaggccaactctgttttattgaattctTGCAAAGTATGTAGGTCGCCTCTTGGTCATGCTTGGTGCAATTCTTTTTTGTAGTTTATCAGCTAAATCCTAAACAGACATTGATCAAAACAGTATCTTTTGCCTTTCGCGGTTTTGTGCAAAGCTATTCCGAATATTGTTGGATGTCGGTGGACTGAGTGTTGGTTCTAAGATTTTTCTCTGCTCTCCGTGTGAAACAGAGCACTTCTAAAACTAGATTGTTCAAATTAACACCTCCTCCAATCATAACTGTGAATTATGACCTTTGTAATGGCAGAATGTGTTATTAAGAGGTCTTAATGTTGTGACTGTTTTGCAATAATTGATGGAGCAAGGAATGCCATCCTCACAATTTGATGATACCTTTTTACAGCCAAATGCCAGAAGGTCGGAGTCTTCCGTGATGACTGCGTGAGCCAAGCCAGACTTCGTCAGATAGGCCAGTTGAGCATCGGCTTCATATGGGGCCACAACGCAGTCTACTCCCCTCGCTCTCGCAGCCtaggacaacaacaacaacaaaaaacaccaacacaaATGTTATTCTACCATTTGTACCGCATTTGTACAGCATGGCATGAAGTTCAGTAAATTTTACCCCAGATCACATTTTATGCAATTAAAATGTTGATGCTACATTTTGTTAACTGGCCCCACTCAAAGTTGAGAAGCTATAGAAAACGGGGAGCatgttgtaaaaatatatagcaCATATGTTCAGCACTCAGGGCTGCATTTTCgtagaaattactgtagttactttgaagtggggaaaaatgcacAACAAATTGAAACTACCCACTAGATCAgactgcaaaaatgtttttttttgcttcaccaACTGCATCAACTTTGAATAACAACACGCGCACTGGGGACAAATAAGACCAAAGCAGGAACACAAGAGAGAGTTAGGTCACCTTAATCAGATTATGAGCCATGGCTGGAGTGATGTTGACACACCGTGTAAAACAGTCTCTGGCCTCAGAAAGTTTGCCATCTCGTAGCAGTTGCCGGCCTTTTTGAAGGTTAGCTTCTCGACGCCTGGAGTGTACAGCACACGAATATATGCAGAGTTAAGGTATATAACTGGCCAACCTTTTTTGtgccacggaccggttcatataAGTACGGCAAATAGGGGGCATCAACTTGCAAAGCAAAATAGAGGGGGAAAAGGTTGACTCTGATTGGCTATTACATTTCCAACAGATGTCATGTAAACTTTTCAAAATAGCCAATAGTCTGCCTTGACGTAAATGCGTAGTGATGTCATTGTTTACACACTTGAAAATGGTTGCGTCTTACCAGAGCTTGTCTGCGACGCAATGACTTAATTTAAGATACTTGTAGGctaccttgttttgttttgttttaatcgaGCTGTTGCTTTAAGAGAAGTGTTAAAACAATCgcaactactgtgctaaataaACGACTGAACTACATCTTGATAAATTATGTGATGTTTCTATTCTACATTCATGCATTTACAGAGTTGAAACTCACTCTCTCCGAGCCTTTTCCACTTCTCGCTTTGAAGGTAGATTGCGTCCATCGAATACTAGAATTGGTTTCACACTGAAGGAAAACAGCATGTCCAAATATTTCATGCAGTACCATACATACCTAGAAGTGGGTTgcatataaataacaaaatcagTGACAGGCTTACAAGCCTCAATTCATGCACATGACAACAAatacttgagattttttttatagaaaatatatttttgatacaCTTACTGATCTGTTGGTTCTCCTTTAGCGAGCTTCTCTGCACAGGAAAATGCTCCTTTATGAAGCCAACAGTACGTGTCTATGGCCACCGTCTGGCCTTTGTATTTCTTCACATGGATTGGCTCCCCTGCATCTTTAATGAACTGCAGCAGGCCAGGGATGCCCATGTTGGAAAATCACACTGAGAGACAAACTACAAATAATTAGGGTAGCAAAGAAAGGAGAAATGCATCTTAAATTTCCAGAAATGTTTccagtaaattaaataaataaagttataaCTGGGGAATTTTGGAAATTCAGTGAGTGGTTCCCTGCTATTCGCAAAGGGGAGGAATCAAGCTCTGTCGTGTTATTGCGAAaatctgcacacaaaaaaactaaattattattactctTTACAATTTTGTAAATGTCTTCAAATCTGATTGTTGCCAATAATTAGCATTAATTTCTAATATTGAAAAATACccaaaatttagatttttgggaTTCCACACTTTGGAACAATGTAAATAGACTAGACTCAACCGGCCGGCCACATATCTTTTCCCATTGCTCCAAGTCTTGAGTCCAACCAGAATTCTCCATTTCAAGCTCTTTTGTTGAGTTTGTTTATTCTCAAATCACATGAGGTCTATTCACAATACACGTGTGTAAATAAACATGATTAGACTCACTGTAAAGTGACTTCCAATCACAATCGTTAATCATTGCGTAACTCAAAGATGATGGTTCTTAAGTCTCAGGAATACtgacagctcttttttttttcctgttaggatttttcagtaatcaacttATTTTCTTGATCCATGTACATTACTGAAGAATTATTATCTAACATTTAGTTAATCAGCATGGAATAAAATGCACCATTTGTCAGCACAATTTAGTAATATCCATTCTTTATTATGAATTTCCATCACGGGATTACCAAACAGAAAACGTGAAAAATGTTACGATTGCCTACGGGATAAGCAATTAAAGCTTATTGACATTGGTGAAGACCTCGTGAATAAACGCAAAAATGTGCAATACCGTTCACAAAATGCCGTTTGCTTTTCATGAGATTTTAACTTTGTTACACAAGACGTAGTATTCTCATAGTATGAAAAGAAGGTCGGTTGTTACGGTGAGTTCTACGAACTCATTGAAAGAAACGAACCCAATATGATGTGCTATGATGACAACTTGTTTTCACCGGTACTATGAATAGATTTATTTGAAGAAAGGCTGAAAACGTACCTCTTTTGGTTTACTTCGCTCTTTACGTGGCTGACTTTAACGCACAAGGAACAGATGGGAAGTTTAGTTTTAGCGGCAAAGGGCGAGCCAAGTAAGAGCGGCTACGATTGGATACAAAAGAGGATGGGGCGGAGTTATACATGACGTCCTGGGGTCACGGATGGATGAGACCGCCTACTCACGGAAGGCTGCCCTTCTATAtttaaaatccacactaatggtcagatccaggggaacgtaatatgcttatgaacagagtcaatatgtatatgtgtagGAACTCAGGGTGTGTTTGCATTAGCAACTAAGTgcctctatatatatatatatatatatataaatgtattttttatatatataatatttataatattttatatttttcatttctgcAATGTacaaaggcacttttttttgtatgagctcaTTTTTTACGAACGCTTTGAGGGCGGAACTGTCACAATCCGAGTGGGATAAATCTAATTTCCTACTTTCCACGTGATTTCctactttcctcgaatgcagcatttttcccTCGGTTAATGTGATggtctccgctcattgaaaagcattggactttgttgtaattcgatttgtgagtttttttttcatttgaatatgaaatgtgataaaatgttgtttgcCTACTATATAAACATGcatggtttgtatgctagtcaaaGGCAAAACAATACGTCGTGGAATTGTCAATAACATCGCCAAGAACACTACTACACGGTCAAAGTGACAGCATCATCTACTGTACAGTACTCTTCCAGTCACCCAGTGTTTCCGATGTCCACACTGTGTTCAGGAGACGCAAATGCTTCATAAGACGTGTCCCATTTCCCAGCTTCCCCTGCACTTCCGCTTTTCATCTTAGAGTCACTTCCGCTTTTCATCACAGAGTCACCAGAACGAAAACAAGATGCGATAGTCAAACTCATCAAAGATCTGTGGTCAATGACAGCGAGACAGCTTTGCCCTTCGAATGGTCTTTTCTGATATTGACGCGTACAaactgaagtcatgcagtttCCTCCAAACAACGGGGACTTTACATTCGTCTCCTCGACAGAGGCGCAAGGTAAGCTAATGCTAGTTGAGCTTCACCGCTAGCATATGAGGCCAAAGAAGGCATATTTGGGCGTCATTACATTGTTATTTGACTATCGTACATTGTCATCAATATCTACAAGTGTTGCGTTCAGTGTAAAAATTGCACAGTATTTGTGGTAAATACTTGGATATGGAATCATTCTACTTTATAAACGCACTGCCGACGTGTCGTCACTAATGCTCGATACTCATAAAAATCCAAAATCtattatttgacaaaatattgGGTCGATTACGATGCAGTTATGCTAGATTGTTAGCTGACCAATATGCTTTTTTTAGGTGGTAAGTTGGTGAATGATTaattaatctctttttttttgccaagtatGTAAATACTTTAATGTTCAATTATACTGTATGGATTGAGAATTCATCTTATTTCTTGGTTAAATATTTCAAACGTATTGTCTCAATCAAATAGTGAGCTGTAATATcgtttaaataaacaaaatcctATATTCTGCAGAACTCAGTGGCACAATCGCTGCCCCTGATATTAAACTGAATATGGGCAGTGACAGTGGTAAAGATCCTTATGCCACGGCCTTCTTGAGGCAACGAGGATACGGTTGGCTGCTGGAGGTGGAGGAAGATGACGGCGAAGAGACCAAACCTCTTCTGTAAGTTAAGGATTTTCTTACTGCTGTAATAACACTGCACACCTTTAGGATCAATCTGGCCATTTCCAGGGGTTATTTAACACAAACTTTTCTTCACGTTGTAATTATGTTTTCCCACGGAGCGCCGTTATGACTGTGAACCGGGgttattattgttttggaatttttcattttatttagtatatttcgttttgagttttttttttaattattatttttttagttagttttagttagatttcagggtggttctgttagtttttattagttttagttatttcataaatgcttagttttagttggtttcagtattatttttttgttttttttaagtgcgtattacttgtgtgcaatattaaaaaaaacaccatgggagcaacgtcatctgaaggtgctttactattggctgctgctagatgacgtcacttttgtgtgacacactatcaaatgtccttattcgggttaatatcaaaataaatcatccccaaaggctcatgcattaagttgattaccaaagactaaaacgaaggacatttttgctataattatagttagttttgtaaacataaaatgtattttcagttaattttcgtttttttaaaaagcattttcgtttttattttatttcgttaacgaaattgttttttgaattttagttttttccttagtcttagttaactaaaataaccttgctttgAACCCATTTGCACAGTAAATGTTTGAACTGTATACAAATTGATGAACAACTAACTGGAAACTTTGTTAAAGCGCTTTGAGTACctatagaaaagcgctatacaagtGAAGCCCATTTCCTGAAGTAACGCCTGAAATGCTAGCCTGGCTAAACTTTTTACGATTTCCAATCAGTAGCCTTTATACACAGAGAGGCActtactgttttcttttctttctttttttttataatctgaTTGTATTGTCTTTTCTGAATGCAAATCTATTAATCAATTTCACTCTTTTGTCATTAAATGTGATGTTGTATGTGTGATCAGTGATGAACTCGACATTGACGTGAAGGACATCTATTACAAGATTCGCTGTGTCCTTATGCCAATGCCATCGTTGGGCTACAACAGACAGGTGGTCAGAGATAACCCGGACTTCTGGGGTCCTCTTGCTGTGGTGCTGCTTTTCTCCATGATCTCAATCTACGGACAATTTAGGGTGAGCAACTCattatggactatatgccagggaggaggcgggacttccgattTCCGAGTTTTCGGCCATCAacttccggtttgcgacgtgtgggccgcgtcccagtacttgcgcttccgcctttgtgcccctcggttgcgcgttcccgtcgacgggtgcgaggctgcgagtgtgtagtgtccgtctcagtgtccgaaacatttcagatagccgagacacccct contains:
- the exo1 gene encoding exonuclease 1 is translated as MGIPGLLQFIKDAGEPIHVKKYKGQTVAIDTYCWLHKGAFSCAEKLAKGEPTDQYVWYCMKYLDMLFSFSVKPILVFDGRNLPSKREVEKARRERREANLQKGRQLLRDGKLSEARDCFTRCVNITPAMAHNLIKAARARGVDCVVAPYEADAQLAYLTKSGLAHAVITEDSDLLAFGCKKVILKMDKQGNGLEIDQSNLGRCRSLGNVFTEEKFRHMCILSGCDYLASLHGIGLGKACKLLRLAKDPNILKVIKKMGQYLKMDLVVPQEYIDGFVRANQTFLYQLVFDPVSRKIVPLNPYEDDINPATLSYAGVPVGDDVALQMALGNLDINTMEKIDDFNPDNPMTQPAKQRSRSWNESRVPGLAGHSIWSRSMNAASLVPAQPAASPDRPPSTRGKERVISLAGFRLPCKSAQVKRPREDCSLSDQDVLQQYSSDLKRSKPHQEPETFKLTAVGRPRPRNRFATLLQRRNRDVDDEDQAVSSRFFSNSSSATFITKESVQVGVGQCGEPKATSPTECTSNLSAQNNDGDGSEDPEIPSVETPSPPPSPDSSSPGSGSQGLRLFNWSDGSPITDQSQTLKSSSGLDALQQFQYKKDSLSLSAKSSIHRNPKGEGNLKDSPSQDSAYFSQSQPSLDSLCKDETPDCSSDSFHSVPEMESKVDSESEQSPTRSNKAKNTFGMLQLKVSGLSKPKFSSLVKPRKVQVMGPARASGLRKKSPANNENNPSFQATISSLWKNYGFKKDPQKMPSCNKGEPMSALEGNLVVS
- the yipf4 gene encoding protein YIPF4, which gives rise to MQFPPNNGDFTFVSSTEAQELSGTIAAPDIKLNMGSDSGKDPYATAFLRQRGYGWLLEVEEDDGEETKPLLDELDIDVKDIYYKIRCVLMPMPSLGYNRQVVRDNPDFWGPLAVVLLFSMISIYGQFRVVSWIITIWIFGSLTIFLLARVLGGEVSYGQVLGVIGYSLLPLIVIAPLLLVIGGFEVVSTFIKLFGVFWAAYSAASLLVGDEFKTKKPLLIYPIFLLYIYFLSLYTGV